The following proteins are encoded in a genomic region of Cryptomeria japonica chromosome 11, Sugi_1.0, whole genome shotgun sequence:
- the LOC131065362 gene encoding disease resistance protein RPV1 isoform X2, whose amino-acid sequence MIRIALECHDHLRDIGREIANRHSPTRLWLPQQIVDYDKETKKRNGIRGIKAVALENKELLYKEELLLLAPSLVGLKLLAIRGDYFKQVIGEVPRELVWLCWFNIGQRSLPTWLSLKNLRVLQLSEHFGRQEHHLEELWKAESDAPLQLRELVIANCYKFQRFPNSIGCLSELKKIVITGHGNNIRSLPEEFCHLQFLEHLELQWCEMLSLLPSNFGNLRNLRYLDLSRCTELKSLPVSFKNLILLQYLNLEMCRKLILRSDDLQNITKLEFLSLFRCEQLEELPHHITNQVSLRELYLGGGKMLRELPIEIGRLSRLRKMRIGGHFISLPNSLGDLSSLAYLSICDSTNLESLPTSLGDLSSLTNLSIQYCDNLESLPTSLGDLSLTNLAICGCSKLKCLPSSIGHLNHLEHLEISECSISQVDFGAASLSFALNNLKWMELKQTEVCRISISDDCFPCLQTLELDRNYQLTEIRALPVKLEWLHIKSCPQLDVLPSFAQLTCLREFDVEGCDRIEKIDGFEDCTKLEILRLHTCSEVPSIESLEQMKELRQVELKANKGSAIENCIQTIKKWPDGIIICTPAIPDASSLVDSFKCGLSPDLFVVDSFSNKDILCTSILQEKHTSNGNAIMVGFVVNNVSARQLKIALFHDDNTCGSIISEMGTGEGRWALIGVFTQRSRWNSGKDLFSLCTLDHDLHVEVKAEVERGSAVRGEEQRLVEASLRLLHSICM is encoded by the exons ATGATAAGAATTGCATTAGAATGCCATGATCATTTAAGAGATATAGGAAGGGAAATTGCAAATCGACATTCGCCAACCCGACTTTGGTTACCTCAACAGATTGTTGATTACGACAAAGAAACAAAA AAAAGAAATGGCATTCGAGGAATTAAGGCTGTTGCATTGGAAAACAAAGAATTGTTGTATAAA GAGGAACTTTTGTTGCTCGCGCCCTCTTTAGTTGGACTAAAGCTTTTGGCGATTAGAGGAGATTATTTTAAACAAGTAATTGGTGAAGTACCAAGAGAGCTGGTCTGGCTTTGCTGGTTCAATATTGGGCAGAGAAGTCTTCCGACGTGGCTTTCATTGAAAAATTTGAGGGTTTTACAACTATCTGAACATTTTGGAAGACAGGAACATCACTTAGAAGAGTTGTGGAAGGCTGAGAGCGAC GCTCCCCTGCAGTTAAGAGAATTGGTTATTGCTAATTGTTACAAATTCCAAAGATTTCCAAACTCAATAGGGTGTCTGAGTGAGTTGAAAAAGATAGTAATCACAGGTCATGGCAATAATATTAGGAGTCTGCCAGAAGAATTTTGTCATCTGCAATTTTTGGAGCACCTCGAATTACAGTGGTGTGAAATGTTATCATTACTACCCAGCAATTTCGGCAATTTAAGAAATCTGCGGTATCTAGATTTGTCCAGGTGCACAGAATTGAAGAGTTTACCAGTTTCTTTTAAAAACTTGATTCTCCTGCAGTATCTCAATTTAGAAATGTGTAGAAAGCTCATACTTAGGTCAGATGATCTCCAAAACATTACAAAGCTGGAGTTTTTGAGTCTTTTTAGGTGCGAGCAATTGGAAGAGTTGCCTCATCACATCACAAATCAGGTGTCCTTGAGAGAGCTCTATTTAGGTGGTGGGAAGATGTTAAGAGAATTGCCAATTGAAATCGGTCGATTAAGCAGGCTGCGAAAGATGCGGATAGGGGGTCACTTCATAAGTTTGCCAAACTCTCTTGGAGATTTGTCCTCCTTAGCATATCTTTCAATTTGTGATTCTACCAACCTGGAATCTTTGCCAACCTCTCTTGGAGATTTGTCCTCCTTAACAAATCTTTCAATTCAGTATTGTGACAACCTAGAATCTTTGCCGACCTCTCTTGGAGATTTGTCCTTGACTAATCTTGCAATTTGTGGTTGTTCTAAGCTGAAATGTTTACCATCCTCAATCGGACATCTTAATCACTTAGAGCACTTAGAGATATCTGAGTGCTCAATCAGCCAAGTAGATTTTGGGGCGGCGTCTTTATCTtttgcattgaacaacctgaagtgGATGGAACTAAAGCAAACAGAAGTGTGCAGGATTTCAATCTCTGATGACTGTTTTCCCTGCCTTCAGACACTGGAATTAGACCGTAATTATCAATTAACGGAGATCAGAGCATTGCCTGTAAAACTTGAATGGTTGCATATAAAGTCGTGTCCACAGTTGGACGTGCTTCCGAGCTTTGCACAGTTAACTTGTCTCAGAGAATTTGATGTAGAAGGTTGCGACCGCATTGAGAAAATTGATGGTTTTGAAGATTGCACAAAATTGGAAATATTGAGACTACACACCTGCAGTGAGGTGCCGAGCATAGAAAGTTTGGAGCAGATGAAGGAATTGAGGCAGGTTGAACTCAAAGCAAACAAGGGATCAGCTATTGAAAATTGCATTCAAACGATAAAG AAGTGGCCAGATGGAATAATAATATGTACGCCGGCGATCCCTGATGCGTCCTCACTTGTAGACTCCTTCAAATGTGGGCTGTCTCCGGATCTCTTTGTGGTTGACTCTTTCTCTAACAAGGATATTTTGTGCACTTCGATACTGCAGGAGAAGCATACCTCCAATGGCAATGCCATTATGGTTGGTTTTGTTGTAAATAATGTTTCTGCTAGACAATTGAAGATTGCTTTGTTTCATGATGATAACACGTGCGGTTCTATAATATCTGAGATGGGAACTGGAGAGGGTAGATGGGCATTGATAGGTGTCTTCACACAACGTTCCAGATGGAACTCTGGAAAGGATCTCTTCTCACTCTGTACTTTGGACCACGACCTGCACGTAGAAGTAAAAGCTGAAGTGGAGAGAGGTTCAGCTGTGAGAGGGGAAGAGCAAAGATTAGTGGAGGCATCATTGAGACTTTTACACAGCATTTGtatgtaa
- the LOC131065362 gene encoding disease resistance protein RPV1 isoform X3, translating into MKEISWMKVRVRKVRHLHQVRRLESFFQISYFCLKFTIFKRKPSSEELLLLAPSLVGLKLLAIRGDYFKQVIGEVPRELVWLCWFNIGQRSLPTWLSLKNLRVLQLSEHFGRQEHHLEELWKAESDAPLQLRELVIANCYKFQRFPNSIGCLSELKKIVITGHGNNIRSLPEEFCHLQFLEHLELQWCEMLSLLPSNFGNLRNLRYLDLSRCTELKSLPVSFKNLILLQYLNLEMCRKLILRSDDLQNITKLEFLSLFRCEQLEELPHHITNQVSLRELYLGGGKMLRELPIEIGRLSRLRKMRIGGHFISLPNSLGDLSSLAYLSICDSTNLESLPTSLGDLSSLTNLSIQYCDNLESLPTSLGDLSLTNLAICGCSKLKCLPSSIGHLNHLEHLEISECSISQVDFGAASLSFALNNLKWMELKQTEVCRISISDDCFPCLQTLELDRNYQLTEIRALPVKLEWLHIKSCPQLDVLPSFAQLTCLREFDVEGCDRIEKIDGFEDCTKLEILRLHTCSEVPSIESLEQMKELRQVELKANKGSAIENCIQTIKKWPDGIIICTPAIPDASSLVDSFKCGLSPDLFVVDSFSNKDILCTSILQEKHTSNGNAIMVGFVVNNVSARQLKIALFHDDNTCGSIISEMGTGEGRWALIGVFTQRSRWNSGKDLFSLCTLDHDLHVEVKAEVERGSAVRGEEQRLVEASLRLLHSICM; encoded by the exons atgaaggaaataagCTGGATGAAGGTGCGTGTGAGGAAGGTAAGGCATCTACATCAGGTCAGGCGGTTAGAATCCTTTTTCCAGATCAGCTACTTTTGCCTCAAGTTCACGATCTTCAAGAGAAAGCCCTCATCT GAGGAACTTTTGTTGCTCGCGCCCTCTTTAGTTGGACTAAAGCTTTTGGCGATTAGAGGAGATTATTTTAAACAAGTAATTGGTGAAGTACCAAGAGAGCTGGTCTGGCTTTGCTGGTTCAATATTGGGCAGAGAAGTCTTCCGACGTGGCTTTCATTGAAAAATTTGAGGGTTTTACAACTATCTGAACATTTTGGAAGACAGGAACATCACTTAGAAGAGTTGTGGAAGGCTGAGAGCGAC GCTCCCCTGCAGTTAAGAGAATTGGTTATTGCTAATTGTTACAAATTCCAAAGATTTCCAAACTCAATAGGGTGTCTGAGTGAGTTGAAAAAGATAGTAATCACAGGTCATGGCAATAATATTAGGAGTCTGCCAGAAGAATTTTGTCATCTGCAATTTTTGGAGCACCTCGAATTACAGTGGTGTGAAATGTTATCATTACTACCCAGCAATTTCGGCAATTTAAGAAATCTGCGGTATCTAGATTTGTCCAGGTGCACAGAATTGAAGAGTTTACCAGTTTCTTTTAAAAACTTGATTCTCCTGCAGTATCTCAATTTAGAAATGTGTAGAAAGCTCATACTTAGGTCAGATGATCTCCAAAACATTACAAAGCTGGAGTTTTTGAGTCTTTTTAGGTGCGAGCAATTGGAAGAGTTGCCTCATCACATCACAAATCAGGTGTCCTTGAGAGAGCTCTATTTAGGTGGTGGGAAGATGTTAAGAGAATTGCCAATTGAAATCGGTCGATTAAGCAGGCTGCGAAAGATGCGGATAGGGGGTCACTTCATAAGTTTGCCAAACTCTCTTGGAGATTTGTCCTCCTTAGCATATCTTTCAATTTGTGATTCTACCAACCTGGAATCTTTGCCAACCTCTCTTGGAGATTTGTCCTCCTTAACAAATCTTTCAATTCAGTATTGTGACAACCTAGAATCTTTGCCGACCTCTCTTGGAGATTTGTCCTTGACTAATCTTGCAATTTGTGGTTGTTCTAAGCTGAAATGTTTACCATCCTCAATCGGACATCTTAATCACTTAGAGCACTTAGAGATATCTGAGTGCTCAATCAGCCAAGTAGATTTTGGGGCGGCGTCTTTATCTtttgcattgaacaacctgaagtgGATGGAACTAAAGCAAACAGAAGTGTGCAGGATTTCAATCTCTGATGACTGTTTTCCCTGCCTTCAGACACTGGAATTAGACCGTAATTATCAATTAACGGAGATCAGAGCATTGCCTGTAAAACTTGAATGGTTGCATATAAAGTCGTGTCCACAGTTGGACGTGCTTCCGAGCTTTGCACAGTTAACTTGTCTCAGAGAATTTGATGTAGAAGGTTGCGACCGCATTGAGAAAATTGATGGTTTTGAAGATTGCACAAAATTGGAAATATTGAGACTACACACCTGCAGTGAGGTGCCGAGCATAGAAAGTTTGGAGCAGATGAAGGAATTGAGGCAGGTTGAACTCAAAGCAAACAAGGGATCAGCTATTGAAAATTGCATTCAAACGATAAAG AAGTGGCCAGATGGAATAATAATATGTACGCCGGCGATCCCTGATGCGTCCTCACTTGTAGACTCCTTCAAATGTGGGCTGTCTCCGGATCTCTTTGTGGTTGACTCTTTCTCTAACAAGGATATTTTGTGCACTTCGATACTGCAGGAGAAGCATACCTCCAATGGCAATGCCATTATGGTTGGTTTTGTTGTAAATAATGTTTCTGCTAGACAATTGAAGATTGCTTTGTTTCATGATGATAACACGTGCGGTTCTATAATATCTGAGATGGGAACTGGAGAGGGTAGATGGGCATTGATAGGTGTCTTCACACAACGTTCCAGATGGAACTCTGGAAAGGATCTCTTCTCACTCTGTACTTTGGACCACGACCTGCACGTAGAAGTAAAAGCTGAAGTGGAGAGAGGTTCAGCTGTGAGAGGGGAAGAGCAAAGATTAGTGGAGGCATCATTGAGACTTTTACACAGCATTTGtatgtaa
- the LOC131065362 gene encoding disease resistance protein RPV1 isoform X4, translating into MIRIALECHDHLRDIGREIANRHSPTRLWLPQQIVDYDKETKEELLLLAPSLVGLKLLAIRGDYFKQVIGEVPRELVWLCWFNIGQRSLPTWLSLKNLRVLQLSEHFGRQEHHLEELWKAESDAPLQLRELVIANCYKFQRFPNSIGCLSELKKIVITGHGNNIRSLPEEFCHLQFLEHLELQWCEMLSLLPSNFGNLRNLRYLDLSRCTELKSLPVSFKNLILLQYLNLEMCRKLILRSDDLQNITKLEFLSLFRCEQLEELPHHITNQVSLRELYLGGGKMLRELPIEIGRLSRLRKMRIGGHFISLPNSLGDLSSLAYLSICDSTNLESLPTSLGDLSSLTNLSIQYCDNLESLPTSLGDLSLTNLAICGCSKLKCLPSSIGHLNHLEHLEISECSISQVDFGAASLSFALNNLKWMELKQTEVCRISISDDCFPCLQTLELDRNYQLTEIRALPVKLEWLHIKSCPQLDVLPSFAQLTCLREFDVEGCDRIEKIDGFEDCTKLEILRLHTCSEVPSIESLEQMKELRQVELKANKGSAIENCIQTIKKWPDGIIICTPAIPDASSLVDSFKCGLSPDLFVVDSFSNKDILCTSILQEKHTSNGNAIMVGFVVNNVSARQLKIALFHDDNTCGSIISEMGTGEGRWALIGVFTQRSRWNSGKDLFSLCTLDHDLHVEVKAEVERGSAVRGEEQRLVEASLRLLHSICM; encoded by the exons ATGATAAGAATTGCATTAGAATGCCATGATCATTTAAGAGATATAGGAAGGGAAATTGCAAATCGACATTCGCCAACCCGACTTTGGTTACCTCAACAGATTGTTGATTACGACAAAGAAACAAAA GAGGAACTTTTGTTGCTCGCGCCCTCTTTAGTTGGACTAAAGCTTTTGGCGATTAGAGGAGATTATTTTAAACAAGTAATTGGTGAAGTACCAAGAGAGCTGGTCTGGCTTTGCTGGTTCAATATTGGGCAGAGAAGTCTTCCGACGTGGCTTTCATTGAAAAATTTGAGGGTTTTACAACTATCTGAACATTTTGGAAGACAGGAACATCACTTAGAAGAGTTGTGGAAGGCTGAGAGCGAC GCTCCCCTGCAGTTAAGAGAATTGGTTATTGCTAATTGTTACAAATTCCAAAGATTTCCAAACTCAATAGGGTGTCTGAGTGAGTTGAAAAAGATAGTAATCACAGGTCATGGCAATAATATTAGGAGTCTGCCAGAAGAATTTTGTCATCTGCAATTTTTGGAGCACCTCGAATTACAGTGGTGTGAAATGTTATCATTACTACCCAGCAATTTCGGCAATTTAAGAAATCTGCGGTATCTAGATTTGTCCAGGTGCACAGAATTGAAGAGTTTACCAGTTTCTTTTAAAAACTTGATTCTCCTGCAGTATCTCAATTTAGAAATGTGTAGAAAGCTCATACTTAGGTCAGATGATCTCCAAAACATTACAAAGCTGGAGTTTTTGAGTCTTTTTAGGTGCGAGCAATTGGAAGAGTTGCCTCATCACATCACAAATCAGGTGTCCTTGAGAGAGCTCTATTTAGGTGGTGGGAAGATGTTAAGAGAATTGCCAATTGAAATCGGTCGATTAAGCAGGCTGCGAAAGATGCGGATAGGGGGTCACTTCATAAGTTTGCCAAACTCTCTTGGAGATTTGTCCTCCTTAGCATATCTTTCAATTTGTGATTCTACCAACCTGGAATCTTTGCCAACCTCTCTTGGAGATTTGTCCTCCTTAACAAATCTTTCAATTCAGTATTGTGACAACCTAGAATCTTTGCCGACCTCTCTTGGAGATTTGTCCTTGACTAATCTTGCAATTTGTGGTTGTTCTAAGCTGAAATGTTTACCATCCTCAATCGGACATCTTAATCACTTAGAGCACTTAGAGATATCTGAGTGCTCAATCAGCCAAGTAGATTTTGGGGCGGCGTCTTTATCTtttgcattgaacaacctgaagtgGATGGAACTAAAGCAAACAGAAGTGTGCAGGATTTCAATCTCTGATGACTGTTTTCCCTGCCTTCAGACACTGGAATTAGACCGTAATTATCAATTAACGGAGATCAGAGCATTGCCTGTAAAACTTGAATGGTTGCATATAAAGTCGTGTCCACAGTTGGACGTGCTTCCGAGCTTTGCACAGTTAACTTGTCTCAGAGAATTTGATGTAGAAGGTTGCGACCGCATTGAGAAAATTGATGGTTTTGAAGATTGCACAAAATTGGAAATATTGAGACTACACACCTGCAGTGAGGTGCCGAGCATAGAAAGTTTGGAGCAGATGAAGGAATTGAGGCAGGTTGAACTCAAAGCAAACAAGGGATCAGCTATTGAAAATTGCATTCAAACGATAAAG AAGTGGCCAGATGGAATAATAATATGTACGCCGGCGATCCCTGATGCGTCCTCACTTGTAGACTCCTTCAAATGTGGGCTGTCTCCGGATCTCTTTGTGGTTGACTCTTTCTCTAACAAGGATATTTTGTGCACTTCGATACTGCAGGAGAAGCATACCTCCAATGGCAATGCCATTATGGTTGGTTTTGTTGTAAATAATGTTTCTGCTAGACAATTGAAGATTGCTTTGTTTCATGATGATAACACGTGCGGTTCTATAATATCTGAGATGGGAACTGGAGAGGGTAGATGGGCATTGATAGGTGTCTTCACACAACGTTCCAGATGGAACTCTGGAAAGGATCTCTTCTCACTCTGTACTTTGGACCACGACCTGCACGTAGAAGTAAAAGCTGAAGTGGAGAGAGGTTCAGCTGTGAGAGGGGAAGAGCAAAGATTAGTGGAGGCATCATTGAGACTTTTACACAGCATTTGtatgtaa
- the LOC131065362 gene encoding disease resistance protein RPV1 isoform X1 produces MKEISWMKVRVRKVRHLHQVRRLESFFQISYFCLKFTIFKRKPSSKRNGIRGIKAVALENKELLYKEELLLLAPSLVGLKLLAIRGDYFKQVIGEVPRELVWLCWFNIGQRSLPTWLSLKNLRVLQLSEHFGRQEHHLEELWKAESDAPLQLRELVIANCYKFQRFPNSIGCLSELKKIVITGHGNNIRSLPEEFCHLQFLEHLELQWCEMLSLLPSNFGNLRNLRYLDLSRCTELKSLPVSFKNLILLQYLNLEMCRKLILRSDDLQNITKLEFLSLFRCEQLEELPHHITNQVSLRELYLGGGKMLRELPIEIGRLSRLRKMRIGGHFISLPNSLGDLSSLAYLSICDSTNLESLPTSLGDLSSLTNLSIQYCDNLESLPTSLGDLSLTNLAICGCSKLKCLPSSIGHLNHLEHLEISECSISQVDFGAASLSFALNNLKWMELKQTEVCRISISDDCFPCLQTLELDRNYQLTEIRALPVKLEWLHIKSCPQLDVLPSFAQLTCLREFDVEGCDRIEKIDGFEDCTKLEILRLHTCSEVPSIESLEQMKELRQVELKANKGSAIENCIQTIKKWPDGIIICTPAIPDASSLVDSFKCGLSPDLFVVDSFSNKDILCTSILQEKHTSNGNAIMVGFVVNNVSARQLKIALFHDDNTCGSIISEMGTGEGRWALIGVFTQRSRWNSGKDLFSLCTLDHDLHVEVKAEVERGSAVRGEEQRLVEASLRLLHSICM; encoded by the exons atgaaggaaataagCTGGATGAAGGTGCGTGTGAGGAAGGTAAGGCATCTACATCAGGTCAGGCGGTTAGAATCCTTTTTCCAGATCAGCTACTTTTGCCTCAAGTTCACGATCTTCAAGAGAAAGCCCTCATCT AAAAGAAATGGCATTCGAGGAATTAAGGCTGTTGCATTGGAAAACAAAGAATTGTTGTATAAA GAGGAACTTTTGTTGCTCGCGCCCTCTTTAGTTGGACTAAAGCTTTTGGCGATTAGAGGAGATTATTTTAAACAAGTAATTGGTGAAGTACCAAGAGAGCTGGTCTGGCTTTGCTGGTTCAATATTGGGCAGAGAAGTCTTCCGACGTGGCTTTCATTGAAAAATTTGAGGGTTTTACAACTATCTGAACATTTTGGAAGACAGGAACATCACTTAGAAGAGTTGTGGAAGGCTGAGAGCGAC GCTCCCCTGCAGTTAAGAGAATTGGTTATTGCTAATTGTTACAAATTCCAAAGATTTCCAAACTCAATAGGGTGTCTGAGTGAGTTGAAAAAGATAGTAATCACAGGTCATGGCAATAATATTAGGAGTCTGCCAGAAGAATTTTGTCATCTGCAATTTTTGGAGCACCTCGAATTACAGTGGTGTGAAATGTTATCATTACTACCCAGCAATTTCGGCAATTTAAGAAATCTGCGGTATCTAGATTTGTCCAGGTGCACAGAATTGAAGAGTTTACCAGTTTCTTTTAAAAACTTGATTCTCCTGCAGTATCTCAATTTAGAAATGTGTAGAAAGCTCATACTTAGGTCAGATGATCTCCAAAACATTACAAAGCTGGAGTTTTTGAGTCTTTTTAGGTGCGAGCAATTGGAAGAGTTGCCTCATCACATCACAAATCAGGTGTCCTTGAGAGAGCTCTATTTAGGTGGTGGGAAGATGTTAAGAGAATTGCCAATTGAAATCGGTCGATTAAGCAGGCTGCGAAAGATGCGGATAGGGGGTCACTTCATAAGTTTGCCAAACTCTCTTGGAGATTTGTCCTCCTTAGCATATCTTTCAATTTGTGATTCTACCAACCTGGAATCTTTGCCAACCTCTCTTGGAGATTTGTCCTCCTTAACAAATCTTTCAATTCAGTATTGTGACAACCTAGAATCTTTGCCGACCTCTCTTGGAGATTTGTCCTTGACTAATCTTGCAATTTGTGGTTGTTCTAAGCTGAAATGTTTACCATCCTCAATCGGACATCTTAATCACTTAGAGCACTTAGAGATATCTGAGTGCTCAATCAGCCAAGTAGATTTTGGGGCGGCGTCTTTATCTtttgcattgaacaacctgaagtgGATGGAACTAAAGCAAACAGAAGTGTGCAGGATTTCAATCTCTGATGACTGTTTTCCCTGCCTTCAGACACTGGAATTAGACCGTAATTATCAATTAACGGAGATCAGAGCATTGCCTGTAAAACTTGAATGGTTGCATATAAAGTCGTGTCCACAGTTGGACGTGCTTCCGAGCTTTGCACAGTTAACTTGTCTCAGAGAATTTGATGTAGAAGGTTGCGACCGCATTGAGAAAATTGATGGTTTTGAAGATTGCACAAAATTGGAAATATTGAGACTACACACCTGCAGTGAGGTGCCGAGCATAGAAAGTTTGGAGCAGATGAAGGAATTGAGGCAGGTTGAACTCAAAGCAAACAAGGGATCAGCTATTGAAAATTGCATTCAAACGATAAAG AAGTGGCCAGATGGAATAATAATATGTACGCCGGCGATCCCTGATGCGTCCTCACTTGTAGACTCCTTCAAATGTGGGCTGTCTCCGGATCTCTTTGTGGTTGACTCTTTCTCTAACAAGGATATTTTGTGCACTTCGATACTGCAGGAGAAGCATACCTCCAATGGCAATGCCATTATGGTTGGTTTTGTTGTAAATAATGTTTCTGCTAGACAATTGAAGATTGCTTTGTTTCATGATGATAACACGTGCGGTTCTATAATATCTGAGATGGGAACTGGAGAGGGTAGATGGGCATTGATAGGTGTCTTCACACAACGTTCCAGATGGAACTCTGGAAAGGATCTCTTCTCACTCTGTACTTTGGACCACGACCTGCACGTAGAAGTAAAAGCTGAAGTGGAGAGAGGTTCAGCTGTGAGAGGGGAAGAGCAAAGATTAGTGGAGGCATCATTGAGACTTTTACACAGCATTTGtatgtaa